DNA sequence from the bacterium genome:
TTCTAAAATCATAGATAATGTCTCGCGGATACTCCGTTCATCATCTACGACTAATACCTTTGGCTGAATCATTTGTTATCCCCCTGCTGAATCTTATTATACCATAACTATACCTCTCTTTGTCAAATACTTTTTTTTATTTGACATCTTTACATCAAAGTGTTATACTTTTTTCACTCAGGGTTTAGTATGTATGAAAAAAGATGGTATCGCGAGTTAATTAAAGGAGATAATTTAGTCAGTTTTGATGTGCAGATAGAGGAAACTGACCTTTCAGTGATGGCAGATAAAGACTTAAGGCGAGAGGTAGCAAGATTAATCTTAAGAATCCGTGAAAGGATAAAGAAATATATTGTTACTGACCCCAATTTTAAAAGAAGTCTTATTCCCTGTGAAGTCCCTCGCTATGCCCCAAAGATAGTCAGGGAAATGGCCTGGGCAGGAAAAGTAGCTGGAGTAGGACCAATGGCCGCTGTTGCGGGTGCTATTGCTGAATATGTAGGAAAAGGGATATTGAAATATTCTAAAGAAATAATTGTTGAAAATGGGGGCGATATTTTTATAAAAACCATCAGGAAAAGAAAAATAGGGATATTCGCCGGCCTATCCCCACTCAGCAACAAAATAGCCATAGAAATAAATGCAAACGACACACCACTGGGCATTTGCACCTCATCCGGAACCGTCGGTCCTTCGTTAAGTTTTGGTCAAGCAGATGCCGTGGTAGTCTTATCTTATTCGACTTCATTAGCCGATGCAGGTGCCACCGCCATTGGTAATTTAGTTAAAAAGAAAGATGATATTGAACCAGCCA
Encoded proteins:
- a CDS encoding UPF0280 family protein — its product is MLYFFHSGFSMYEKRWYRELIKGDNLVSFDVQIEETDLSVMADKDLRREVARLILRIRERIKKYIVTDPNFKRSLIPCEVPRYAPKIVREMAWAGKVAGVGPMAAVAGAIAEYVGKGILKYSKEIIVENGGDIFIKTIRKRKIGIFAGLSPLSNKIAIEINANDTPLGICTSSGTVGPSLSFGQADAVVVLSYSTSLADAGATAIGNLVKKKDDIEPAIEFAKTIEGIKGVIIIKDKNLGVWGDIKLR